The following proteins are encoded in a genomic region of Lytechinus variegatus isolate NC3 chromosome 7, Lvar_3.0, whole genome shotgun sequence:
- the LOC121419318 gene encoding hepatocyte nuclear factor 3-beta-like, translating to MANTAMISPKPGYPATSPVSMNTMTGMTGVGSMTSMNSYSSMTTTGMPGNAITSMSGMTHAGMTGMSSMSSMAGMGMNPQMGSMGHMNSMTGSMNAMGSINGMNSMGAMNNPAAMSMRYAQAQAANSIDRIRADKTYRRSYTHAKPPYSYISLITMAIQQSPQKMVTLSDIYQFIMDLFPFYRQNQQRWQNSIRHSLSFNDCFVKVPRTPDRPGKGSFWTLHPDAGNMFENGCYLRRQKRFKCPKKEAQRQAQKAAGDDGQPHENGDPNARDPSTPVSHPTPTDSVASEAALPNQNQQLEHPQQVPTPQHQQQSGTLHKMENHQLSPPHSMSSYVNPSRPIAYPAATATMGMSGMTGMHPASMLGQHPSFAHSHPFSINSIISPEHKLDMKAYEAMGYNPYNSMGMQTQGARPTVDYNSPMGPGEVTYSQLTTAQANHAM from the coding sequence ATGGCGAATACTGCCATGATCTCGCCCAAACCTGGGTATCCGGCAACATCACCCGTATCAATGAATACGATGACGGGTATGACGGGCGTCGGGAGTATGACGTCGATGAACAGCTACAGCTCGATGACGACCACGGGAATGCCGGGGAATGCGATCACCAGCATGAGCGGCATGACACACGCGGGTATGACGGGGATGTCCAGCATGTCAAGCATGGCCGGTATGGGGATGAACCCGCAAATGGGAAGCATGGGCCACATGAACTCGATGACAGGTAGTATGAATGCCATGGGCTCCATCAATGGTATGAACTCAATGGGTGCAATGAATAACCCCGCTGCTATGTCAATGAGATACGCTCAAGCTCAGGCTGCTAACTCCATAGATCGTATCCGGGCTGATAAGACTTACCGAAGATCATACACTCATGCCAAACCTCCTTATTCTTACATCTCTCTTATAACAATGGCCATCCAACAATCTCCTCAGAAAATGGTGACTTTGAGTgatatttatcaatttatcatGGACTTGTTTCCCTTTTACCGTCAAAATCAACAAAGGTGGCAAAATTCAATTCGTCACAGCCTCTCATTCAATGACTGTTTCGTTAAAGTTCCAAGAACGCCAGATCGACCAGGAAAAGGCAGTTTTTGGACTCTTCATCCTGACGCTGGCAATATGTTCGAGAATGGATGCTATCTAAGACGCCAGAAGAGATTCAAATGCCCCAAGAAGGAGGCTCAACGGCAGGCGCAGAAAGCAGCCGGAGATGACGGCCAACCGCACGAGAACGGAGACCCTAACGCGAGGGACCCATCAACCCCTGTATCGCACCCTACCCCAACCGACTCAGTGGCATCAGAAGCGGCACTTCCGAACCAGAACCAACAACTAGAACACCCACAACAGGTCCCGACACCACAACACCAACAACAAAGTGGTACGCTGCATAAGATGGAGAATCATCAGTTATCACCGCCACACAGCATGAGTAGCTACGTGAATCCATCTCGTCCCATCGCCTATCCGGCAGCCACGGCAACCATGGGTATGTCTGGGATGACGGGCATGCATCCAGCCAGTATGCTTGGTCAACACCCTTCCTTTGCACATTCACATCCATTCTCCATCAACAGTATAATCTCACCCGAACATAAACTGGACATGAAGGCTTATGAAGCCATGGGATACAATCCTTACAACTCCATGGGCATGCAGACTCAGGGTGCGAGACCCACCGTGGACTATAACTCCCCAATGGGGCCAGGTGAAGTAACGTATAGTCAGCTCACAACGGCTCAGGCAAATCATGCAATGTGA